The following are encoded in a window of Algiphilus aromaticivorans DG1253 genomic DNA:
- the pmbA gene encoding metalloprotease PmbA has protein sequence MSQQPVATESVIDPETERASDTATAEAIVGRMLDAATHAGADAAEAGASLSRALTVAVRNAEVESLEFQRDRDLALTVYCGQRVGGASTSDWSDAGLRAAAEAAVAIARASGEDACNGLPERKDLATDFPELDLFHPWMSDADAAIDHARACEAAALAVDARIQQSEGATLETGRGVSVLGNTHGFRGVRSGTRHGLSCAVIARVEDDMQRDYWYTAGRVPAALLDADAVGRRAGERAVARLGAQRLSTRRCPVLFPPELARSLWSALAGAATGASLYRRASFLLDRAGSRIAAEGLRLEQQPHLPQALGSAAFDEEGVATVQRDLVADGVLQHYLLSSYSARRLGLATTGNAGGVYNLVAHPTTDAGLEQLAADMGEGLLVTELMGQGVNTVTGDYSRGAAGYVVRNGTIAEPVDEITIAGNMLEMLQAVEAVGSDIDTRSGIHTGSVLIGAMTVAGS, from the coding sequence ATGAGCCAGCAGCCCGTCGCAACCGAATCCGTCATAGACCCCGAAACCGAGCGCGCCAGCGACACCGCCACTGCGGAGGCCATCGTCGGGCGCATGCTCGACGCTGCCACGCACGCCGGCGCCGACGCCGCCGAGGCCGGCGCCAGCCTTTCGCGCGCGCTCACTGTGGCGGTGCGCAACGCCGAGGTGGAGTCGCTGGAGTTCCAGCGCGACCGCGACCTCGCGCTGACCGTCTATTGCGGCCAACGCGTCGGCGGCGCCAGCACCTCCGACTGGTCCGATGCCGGTTTGCGCGCGGCGGCCGAAGCGGCCGTGGCCATTGCCCGCGCCAGCGGCGAGGACGCCTGCAACGGTCTGCCGGAGCGCAAGGATCTGGCCACGGACTTCCCGGAGCTCGATCTCTTCCATCCCTGGATGAGTGACGCCGACGCCGCCATCGACCATGCCCGCGCCTGCGAGGCGGCGGCGCTGGCGGTGGATGCGCGCATTCAGCAGAGCGAGGGCGCCACGCTGGAGACCGGCCGCGGCGTTTCGGTGCTGGGCAATACGCACGGCTTTCGGGGCGTGCGCTCCGGCACGCGCCATGGCCTGTCCTGCGCGGTGATCGCGCGCGTCGAGGACGATATGCAGCGCGACTACTGGTACACCGCCGGCCGCGTGCCGGCGGCGCTGCTGGACGCCGACGCCGTCGGCCGCCGCGCCGGTGAGCGCGCCGTCGCCCGCCTCGGCGCGCAGCGCCTGAGCACGCGCCGCTGCCCGGTGCTGTTCCCGCCCGAGCTGGCGCGCAGCCTGTGGTCGGCGCTGGCCGGGGCGGCCACCGGGGCGTCGCTTTATCGCCGCGCCAGCTTCCTGCTCGACCGTGCCGGCTCGCGCATCGCCGCCGAGGGCCTGCGCCTGGAGCAGCAGCCGCATCTGCCGCAGGCCCTGGGCAGCGCCGCCTTCGACGAGGAGGGCGTGGCTACCGTGCAGCGCGACCTCGTCGCCGACGGCGTGTTGCAGCACTATCTGCTGTCGAGCTACAGCGCGCGGCGGCTGGGGTTGGCCACCACCGGCAACGCCGGCGGTGTCTACAACCTGGTGGCGCATCCGACCACCGATGCCGGGCTGGAGCAGCTCGCCGCCGACATGGGCGAAGGCCTGCTCGTCACCGAGCTGATGGGCCAGGGTGTCAACACCGTGACGGGCGACTATTCGCGCGGCGCGGCCGGTTACGTCGTGCGCAACGGCACCATCGCCGAGCCGGTGGACGAGATCACCATCGCCGGCAACATGCTGGAGATGCTGCAGGCCGTCGAGGCCGTGGGCAGTGATATCGACACCCGCAGCGGCATCCACACCGGCAGCGTGCTGATCGGCGCGATGACCGTCGCCGGCAGCTGA
- the hepT gene encoding type VII toxin-antitoxin system HepT family RNase toxin has protein sequence MDRLVLASRLESLRRCVQRIVERRPDSLEALEQDADLQDILSVNLTRAVQLCVDIALQLLSETEGAAPGTMAESFLRLAEQDVIPMALADRLRAAVGFRNIAVHQYQQIDWAIVHSICHEHLDDFREFARIASSALDADR, from the coding sequence ATGGATCGCCTAGTACTGGCTTCGCGCCTCGAATCCCTACGGCGCTGTGTGCAACGCATCGTCGAGCGCCGTCCGGACTCCCTGGAAGCGCTGGAGCAGGACGCCGACCTACAGGACATCCTCAGCGTCAATCTGACGCGTGCCGTGCAGCTCTGCGTCGACATCGCTCTTCAGCTTCTCAGCGAGACCGAGGGCGCTGCCCCGGGCACGATGGCGGAAAGCTTTCTCCGCCTTGCCGAGCAAGACGTGATCCCCATGGCGCTCGCCGATCGACTGCGCGCGGCGGTCGGCTTCCGGAACATCGCAGTGCATCAGTATCAGCAGATCGACTGGGCGATCGTGCACAGCATCTGTCACGAACATCTCGACGACTTCCGCGAGTTCGCGCGCATTGCGTCCAGCGCGCTGGACGCTGATCGATAA
- the mntA gene encoding type VII toxin-antitoxin system MntA family adenylyltransferase antitoxin, producing the protein MQDELKRVRAVLEDFRPRLQLGVVFGSVGTGQAGAASDIDVAVAANEALDTSARMALTRALAATTGRPVDVVDLRAASVAIALQALTHGQPVHESEAGIHASWLARTLIDAADFLPQYEALLEQRRRQWIA; encoded by the coding sequence ATGCAGGATGAGCTGAAAAGAGTACGCGCGGTGCTGGAGGACTTCCGGCCAAGGCTGCAACTGGGTGTTGTCTTCGGCTCGGTGGGCACTGGCCAGGCTGGCGCCGCTAGTGATATCGATGTTGCGGTGGCCGCCAACGAGGCACTGGATACCAGCGCACGCATGGCCTTGACGCGCGCCCTGGCTGCCACAACCGGTCGGCCAGTGGATGTCGTCGACCTGCGCGCTGCCTCAGTGGCAATAGCGCTGCAGGCGCTGACTCATGGCCAGCCCGTGCACGAGAGCGAAGCGGGTATCCATGCCTCCTGGCTCGCGCGCACCTTGATCGACGCAGCGGACTTTCTGCCTCAGTACGAGGCACTTCTGGAACAGCGGCGGCGGCAATGGATCGCCTAG
- a CDS encoding acetyl-CoA C-acyltransferase, with the protein MNSQDPIVIVSTARTPIGGMLGDLTPLAGHQLGSAAVKAAVERAGISGDDIDEAILGCCLIAAQGQAPARQAVRGAGLPDAVGATQISKMCGSGLKAVMLANDLLTAGSARVMLAGGFESMSNAPYMLSKARSGYRYGHDRIYDHMAMDGLNDAYEADLPMGVFAERCVDKYRFTREAQDAFAIESLARAKRANEDGSFDDEIVPVEVPARGGAQTFDKDEQPFKGRPDKIPQLKPAFKKDGTVTAANASSISDGAAALVLMRASEAEKRGLQPVARITGHASHARLPAEFTVAPVHAIAKLLDATGWKASDVGLWEINEAFACVTMAAMEEHKLDPARVNVNGGACALGHPIGASGARILVTLLNAMRRRGENRGIASLCIGGGEAVAMGVELV; encoded by the coding sequence ATGAACAGTCAGGATCCCATCGTCATCGTCTCCACCGCGCGCACCCCCATCGGCGGCATGCTCGGCGATCTCACGCCGCTGGCCGGCCACCAACTGGGCAGCGCGGCCGTCAAGGCCGCCGTGGAGCGCGCCGGTATCAGCGGCGACGACATCGACGAGGCCATCCTCGGCTGCTGCCTGATCGCCGCCCAGGGGCAGGCGCCGGCACGCCAGGCGGTGCGCGGCGCTGGCCTGCCCGACGCCGTCGGCGCCACGCAGATCAGCAAGATGTGCGGTTCCGGCCTGAAGGCCGTCATGCTGGCCAACGACCTGCTCACCGCCGGCAGCGCCCGCGTCATGCTCGCCGGTGGCTTCGAGAGCATGTCCAACGCCCCCTACATGCTGTCCAAGGCGCGCAGCGGTTACCGCTATGGCCACGACCGCATCTACGACCACATGGCCATGGACGGGCTCAACGACGCCTATGAGGCCGACCTGCCCATGGGCGTATTCGCCGAGCGCTGCGTCGACAAGTACCGCTTCACCCGCGAGGCGCAGGACGCCTTCGCCATCGAGTCGCTGGCGCGCGCCAAGCGAGCCAACGAGGATGGCAGCTTCGACGACGAGATCGTGCCGGTGGAAGTACCGGCTCGCGGCGGCGCGCAGACCTTCGACAAGGATGAGCAGCCCTTCAAGGGTCGCCCGGACAAGATTCCGCAGCTCAAGCCCGCCTTCAAGAAGGACGGCACCGTCACCGCCGCCAACGCGAGCTCCATCTCCGACGGCGCCGCCGCGCTGGTGCTGATGCGCGCCTCGGAAGCCGAGAAGCGCGGCCTGCAGCCGGTGGCACGCATCACCGGTCACGCCAGCCACGCGCGGCTGCCGGCCGAGTTCACGGTGGCGCCGGTGCACGCCATTGCCAAGCTGCTGGATGCCACCGGCTGGAAGGCCTCCGACGTCGGCCTCTGGGAGATCAACGAGGCCTTCGCCTGCGTGACCATGGCGGCGATGGAGGAGCACAAGCTCGATCCCGCGCGCGTCAACGTCAACGGCGGCGCCTGCGCGCTGGGCCACCCCATCGGCGCCTCCGGTGCGCGCATCCTCGTCACCCTGCTCAACGCCATGCGTCGGCGTGGCGAGAACCGCGGCATCGCCAGTCTATGCATCGGCGGCGGCGAAGCTGTGGCGATGGGCGTCGAGCTCGTCTAG